The DNA sequence tgaccaaataaaagcttttttttttttaaaaaaacacttataAGTGTGAATTtttgctttttagtcatgctcagaatggagaatattcaagaaaaaatggaaggacatggtcaaagaaaagttaaaaacacccATGGAAATGtgaatttatgcttcttagttgTGTTCAAAGTGGAGAACATTGAAGAGAAATGAAGGGACATGACCCAAGAAAAGCTAAGAACAGCCATGgaaatagaaattcatgcttctcagtcatctcaaaatggaggacattgaagaaaaatagaGGGACATAAGTCAAGAAAAGAACAGTCATAGAAATAGGAATCTGGGCTTTcagtcatggtcaaaatggaggacattcaagaaaaatggcaTGACCGAATAAGAGctaaaacactcctagaaatgtaaattcatgcttctttgtcgtgctcaaaatggaggacattttggaattcctcctggacagaaggccgaaatggaggacatggcctggaaaaggaggtctTTTGGACATCCTGCAAGAAAGCTACATTCAGTCTCTAAGGCTTTTGCCACATTGCAAAATTCATGTAGTTTGATAATGCTTTAACTCCCAGGGCTCCAgtttatggagtcctgggatttctagtttgttgtgacaccagagctcttgaGTTTGctgtcatttttgatttatggtgaccctaaggcaaacctatggcaagtttcttcagaggaggtttgtcattgccatcctctaggctgagagagtgtgacttgtccaaggtcactcagtgggttttcacggccgagtggagattcaaaccttggcctccactgcaccacactggttctcagagagagaaggctaaatatctcacaaaactacaaatcccagaattctatagcattgagccagggctgttaaagtgggaaCCTTTAATAATCTTTTTGCAGAAACAGAAGGATCAAATATTAACTGTAGGTTTTGAAAATTAGTAGGAATAACTAAGAAATAGAAGTAggaggagttggactggatggccggcCATTGAGGtttcttccatctctgtgattctagatgtgttcctggactgCCTCAACAGAAACTTTGCTACTTAGAGGCacaaataacatggaaagaatagggagagATTCCTGCAtcaccaaaagagagagagaaagagaggaagagccaTTCAAgctttcagcaaactttttattcaaaattaacaatatacacatgtgaaatgaaaccaggtcagataagccttgaataagtaaacaaaagcattttgaatcttctacagatcacttgaaagcttccaaaatacatcaagggatttcttttcttttcttttgatttccattttggtggcaaacTCTAGATCTACGCTTTTCCAACATGCCAGGCAGGCTaatctgttttccatttttcttttctttaccttGGGTTGTAGGTAAGCATATACATACCTAAAATAGAATCCCATTCTCTCCCAGGTGAAGCTTTACTGCATTGTTTgttgcagacacactgctgcaaccgaACACCAGAAGTCTGCCTTTCTCCAGTCCCCTGCCACCATCCAACCAATGCCAGATgcgcaaaaataaaacaaaaacctaaaCCAAACAAATCCCCAGCCCTGCTGGCTAGAGACTAGACAAGAAAAGAACAGGGGGCTGGGCTCCTGTAAAGACTTTGTAGGAAGGAGCTTATtcgtcagaggttttgttaactgaagtatacgtttatttttatttcattttgtgtgtgcGTATAAACATCTACACACATAACACAATCACATTCATATAATGGAGCTGCTTTGGGAAACATATTTTATATCAGATGTGTGCCAATATTTAGTAAGTAATCCTGGTTACTgttttcaaaccctggtctgaaTAGATCCAAAATCAAGTTCCATAGAGTTCCCTGTTGGCTCAGAAGTACCCACATGAAATGCAGTAAGAACTTAAGTCTCTTtggcaaataataaataaactggtAAACATAGTCAAAATTCAAAAGATGTATACTTTAAAGGCACCatatcctgtttgatcttggaatctaagtcagccctggttagtacttggatgggagaccaccaacaaataccagtagGCCTTATTTCACAGGAAAAagttggcaaaatcacctctgcaCTTTCCTTACTTTAAAAttttctatgaaattcatggagtcgctattaaatcaacaggcaaattgaaagcatgtatgtatgtgtgacaCACAGAGTGATATATTGGAATCTTGTGTGACTCTAGAATGGCAGATTGCCTAAAACTATTCAATTGTATTTGAGACAATTTACTGTCCTTGTGTTATATCATGTGGGGATGTGGAGTGgtggctcctttctggctcaaTGCAATCTGATTTAGTAATTTTGTATCAGAAACATCTTAGATATTTGCAAATTGCAAATAAGTTATGTATTTTAAGCTTTACTCTTGCAATCTGGAACTTAACTAATAGTAAACTTAGTTATATCCTGCATACTTTTACTGAAGATGAAAAATTATAGCCAAAAATAGACAGATATTTACCATCTATCTTACGATGGTCAGAAGATCTTAATACTTTAGCCACAAAGTGTGTGTTGTACAGATACCAATTCCAAGAAAATATTCTTGGAACATAGAGCCAGTTTATGTTAAGCCTAGTTTacaatcctccctccctccctctctctctatatatatatttctctttgcctcttgttttcctttttctagAAGAAGGGGTACTTTATATTTGAAAGGGCTTATGAAATTTATttgaaaagagagcaggaaacTGTCAAAGTGAGAAGGAATACACCTGTTTTGAAATCCAACTAGCTGCATGAGTTTCCAGGTGAAGTCCACTTTTAGGTAACactagccaaaaagaaaaaagacatcaACACCACTCtgtctttacatttttatttatcaaAATGAACTTTAGTATTATTAAAGCTCTGAAATAGATTATTGTTATTTGCTCTGCAATGGTAGAGCAGCCGATAGTCTATTCAAACAGTATTTCTCATGGTCTTCTCATGGATCTTCGATTTGTTCATAGATTCTTCGCGCCTCTTTCAGAATAATACCACCTTCTGTCATAGCATTTTCAAATCTTTTGACCTGTTTTAAGACAAAAGAAACAAGTCAAAACCTTTATTCAGCCACTTAATAGCATTTTCTTTTGCATAAAGAATGGTTTTTCACATTTCTTACTGCATTTTTTTCAGAGAAGTTTCCAACCTCTTgcataaaatacagtatttctaatTGTAAGACTATGAACCAAATGCTGACATCTAGCACTCCTACAAGGAGAGAAACTGTTATTTCCATCATCTAAAGAAAGATGGGTTATAAATCCAATAATTAAAGGAGCAGGTAAAATAATTACCATTACAGCCAGACCACATCTTGCTGAAAATACAGCTGTCCTTCAGCTGCGGTAAGAGGATGAATTGTGGGATGAACTGTATGTTGACTTTTTAAATTAACAAAACCCTAACCCTTCACCCCCGAAAACAATCTACTTGCCGAATCAGCACGTTTTTCCCATGGAATTGTAGCGCCAAAGTCCACAAGGCCAATTCCTGCTTCAAGACAACGTTGTGCTAGCACACGTCCTACATTCTCACATGCCGATAAGCATGATGTACTATGAAGATGTTTCTTTATGGCCCACTCCCGGGTGGAAGCAGAGACTAAGATGTGACCACTACAGTGCTCAACATAGGCCTCCACATGGTTCTGTGTTCGCACAAGTCGCAACCTGAATAGCAAACCGAGAAAAATATTATCATGATTTTAGTAcagaaatcagaaacaaattCTCATTGCTGCTGACAAGTTCTCCTGTGAAACTAATTTTAAGAAACATACACCTGACAGCCTGAAACTACAGCTCAGAATAGCTGCATTACACAAGAACAGAAAATATTGTGAAGAGAATAACAAGCCCTAAAACAGGTGAAATTATGGTTTTAGTATAAGATTCTCTAGATTTGCAGAAGACAGCATTGGATAAAATGGAActgcttcttttttgttattgtacacctttaagtcattttatatttatgtcaatcctaaagtgaacctacagCCAGCGTGGTTTGgacattggactatgagtctggaggccagggtttgaatccacactcagctatggaaagccTCAACCTCCGAagaaggcaaatcttgccaagaaaatcccaggacaggtttgtcttagggccaccataaactggaaacaacttcaaggcacgtaacaacaaagtgaacctatcacaaggtttcccTGGTATGTTTTTTCCAGAGAGAGTTTGGCTTTGCTCTCCTCTGCAGGTGAGAGGCtcatggttgagcaaggattcagatcctggtttcccagagtcctaggcccacactgaaaccacaacaccactctggctcttagTTTTTTGTTAGCAATAAattcacaaaacaacaaccagatATTGGTAGAACTCTGCTGTCCTATATTTTTTCCTAACCTACCTATGCCAATATTCCCGTTTTGGCCATGTGGTTTTCCAACCCCGCTCCTTTCTTGCCACACCCAAGCGTTCCAGATTACGTGGATTCCGGTTAGTGAAGTCAGGAGCTACAATCTCATTTTCTCTTGTATCCACTTCTTCCTCAGCAGATGGAATAGCAGAGCTGTATCTAAGCCCTTcaaaggaataaagaaaaataCATGACATGGACGTTTAAAAGATACTGAAATCCAAACTCATGGACGTATTACAACAACAACCCCTTTCATTATAAACAACCCACCCCTTTCCCATTATTCCTCTAATTAAAACTATATAATAGAAAAACCACTCTATCAAGCCtcttacatttgtatttttcatTCTGTACCTTTACACACTACTATAATAgcatttgctgctgttgctgcgtgttcaagtaatttttgacttatggtgaccctaaggccaacttatcatggggttttcatggcaagtttcttcagagagggattgccattggcatcttctaaggctgagacagtgtgacttgcccaaggtcactccagtgggtttcatggctgagtggggactcaaaccctggtcaccacaGTCATATGCTGCATCCagcaataatctggtttgatcccatgtaactgccatggctcaatgctatggaatcctgggaatggtagtttcatgagacatttacccttccctgtcagaatgctctggtgccatgGCTGTGtgcgtttctgacttatggtgacctcatcacagggattttcttggcaggtttcttcaaggGAGGCTTGCCTTggccatgaggctgagagagtgtgacttgcccaaggttgcgcAACtagttttccatggctaagctgaggctgtatccacactgcaaaaataatccggtttgacaccactttaactgtcctggctcaatgctagggaatcctgggaactgtagtttattctggcaccagagctctctaatagacaaggctaaatgtctcgcaaaactacagtacccaggattccctagcattgagccaggacagttaaagtggtgtcaaaccggattattcctgcagtgtgcaaCATTAATGTAAATAGATCTCAATTTCAAAACCAAACCCCAAGAGCTGCGTACCTGGACCGGCTTCCCGGATTCCCCTGGCCGTAACTCCCAGCCGCAAAGTCGGCTTCCTCAGAGCCATCGCTCCTGGAAAAACGTGGCCAGGGACTGGGGCACAGCTACAAAACACCGGAGAACGCCATTTTTACTATGGGAAGGGAGTGCTTCATTACGTCGCTACGCACGCCAGAAAGGAATGGCACGCGCAAGTTTGACCTTGCTTCTGATTGGTCCCCTTTGCTGGCCACGCCTCCTTCCCTCTAGAAAGGGCCAATGAGGCTGCATTAACGTTTCaagaataatccactttgacccccctttaactgctgtggctcaaggctgtgggattctgggatttgtagttttgtttgacacttggccttctctgtcagagagctctggtgccatagcaaactacaaatcacaccATAGGACTGAAACACAGCTGTTAAAATGGTgccagcctggattatttctgcagtgtggatgcagccaaagcttGAACGGAACTGTAgacttgtacattttaaaatattgaaagagTGTATtcgcactgcacaaataatctggtttgacggCACTTTAACAActatggctcaaagctatggaattctgggatttgtagttttgtgagacattttgctgtctctgtcagagagccctggtgtcacaacaaagtacaaaccccaggattctatagccttgagccatggctgtcaaagtggtgtcagaccggattatttctgcagtgtagatgcaccccacaTCAGTGTCTACTTTCCAGATAACTTTTCCCTTCTGTCCCTGGAAGGAATAGCAATGAAATCTGCCCTTTAGACACAAATGGAGGAATCGAGAATGTTAAGAGCAGAGCGGAGACACAACAAACACAGCTGCTGCGAAACCTTGGATTGCAAGAACAGCTGTCCCTTGCTCTCCTGCAGAGGATGTTTAAAAATGGTTTCTGAATAGCAGACGTGAATTACTCATTCAAAGATAGAGTCtgttagtctgtataatcagtatgtagagagatctggtagactaaccctttgagactaactgaaagaagttggcagcatgacctttcacagacttaagtctacttcctcagatcatGCATATggactgaggaagtagattttagtctatgaaagctcatgctctcaacttctttctttcagttaggtccaaaacacactgcagatatattccagtttgagactgctttaactgccctggcttggaaattctggaaaatgtagttttgtgagtcatttaggtCAGAGAGCTCTCTtaggccacaataaactacagttcccaggattccctaacactgagccagggctgttaaagcagtctctcagtctcaaaggtgctgcaagatctttctACACAATGAATGACTCACGTTGGGAAGCCTGTCTTAGCTTTTCAGAGCTCTAAAGATGTGACAGAACCTGCAGGTTAAAGCATTGACTGGTGGTAGCCTCAGCTGGACGCCTCTTCTTGTGTCTTCACACTGATCTCTATGgcctgatctgcactgcagaaataattcagtttgacaccgctttaactgccttggcttaatgcagcggaattctgggatttggagtttgtgggatatttagccttctctgtcagctctggtgccacaaccggGGTGACTGCAAAGGAgcacaaggcattgcaaaatgtagagCATTAAAGGAAAACGGAGGccgttacaaaataaaagctttaaaaaattcaTCCTTtattgtcatgctcaaaatggaagatattttagaattcctcctggacagaaaactgAAATGTAGGTGTACATcgggtcacaacaaactacaaatcggaggattccatggcagttaaaacatggcagttaaaagtggtgccaaatcaTTTATCCAGTGGATGCACCTAGGATTGTTTTGTAAAACCTGTTTGTGTGGAGATGCATGaagtggtgcctcacaaaactacaaatcccaggattctgtccgAATGGAGCCGTGGCTGTTCAAACAGTGCAGATGCACAACCAGTCACCAATCTTTTTGGAAGCTATCCAGTTCTCCTCAGCCTACTCCAAACGAGGACTGAGGAGCCATTTCCCAGTATGTCATTAGCTTCACCCAACGCCATATTATTAACATTCATGTTGAGGCTCAGGAAAATGTCCTTTTAATCTAAAACATTTCAGGGGGGGACAAGACATAAGctatacttttttgtgggttttttgggctatttggccatgctctggaagagCTTATTCCCAAAATTATTTCTCTCAAAAGCATCACTTTTGGAGCACGGAAACACTTGCTAGAacagcggtccccaaactgtgtgccctttaatgagatttttttggactccatctcccagaagcctcagccacgttggccaatagccttgcattctgggagctgaagtccaacaaaacCCCTtaataaagagcacagtttggggaaaccactgttctagaaaGTACTGGAACACATTCAACCGCCTCGCTTGTTGCTACGCGACGGTAAGGGGGCGGGGCGAAAGGAACCTGTCTTGCCCAACGCCCAATCACAACCCACCGCTCAAGACGAAGACTACGTCACGCGTTTGTGACGGGCGTTCGGATTGGCTGGCTTTCTTCGGCGCCGTTTGAGCTtccatttcctccattttgagtcaCGGTTAGGGGGCGCCATCTTGAGAGGCGGGGTACCCAGAAGGCATTGCGCGGCTGGCAGAGGCGCTCCTATCTTTCGCACGTTGCCGCCTGGGCTTCGTTCTTTCTCTTTGTCCGGGAAGATGGCCTTCGAGGGTCCCTTGGCCGTCTTCGGAGAGCGGAGCACCGGGGAGAACGTCCGCACGCAGAACGGTAATGAAGAGCCTGGGGAGGAAAAAGGAAtcataggttgcatccacactggggaaataacccggtttggcaacGCTTTGATTCGTTGTCTGGCtcttttgctatggaattctgggagttggagtttgttgtgggcccagaaccgtccaattaaaaagattgtatgtacagcgctgtgtaaatttacagcgccttataaataaaggttaataataataataatgttttgtttCTTGGAACAGTTTCAGCTGCTGCTTCTATTGCCAATATTGTGAAGAGCTCTCTGGGTCCAGTTGGGTTGGACAAAATGCTGGTGGATGACATTGGTGTAAGTAGACAGCTTTTGGAAGATGAAACGGTCCTGGCATCCAATggacacattaaaacaatttttctgttttacacattttttatttttataacttaaaaaaagatttatattATAAATGGGTGAGAAAACTCAGTGAAATCTAGGAAAAGTTTGTAGACCAAAGTATAATATTTTACAGTCCATTTCTCTGCATGTTTATTCAGCTAACAACTACAGTGTTTGGGAtttagtcatatatatatatatatgtgtgtgtgtgtgtgtgtgtgtgtgtgtgtgcatagaaaTTAAGTTTTCTCAAAGCAAGTATTTCATaagcatttctttttctatttgtcTATACTATATAAAATAATTCACTTAACTACATACAGCTTACATAAACTATGAGCAAAACGCTCTTTGTTTAAAATCCTGTTATCTTgagaaatcattcacaggaaatgAATACAAAACGTTTACTAATtcacaaaaaaattacaaatgctTATATTGGACGTGGGGGCCTTGAAAAATAAAGGGGCTGGTAGAACCAGCAGCATTGGGTCCAGACTTCAGCACTTTGGCTTGCCAGGGTGAGCATGGTGCCTACCGCTGTTCTAAAACCATATGTAACAATCCCCTCCAAAGGTAGAGTAATATAATAATGTTATAAAGTAACATATAACATTAAAGCACAGAAGctaaaaatgtcaaaaatgtttCCTAACACAATCAACCAAGAGGACCTGAAGGTGTTTAGATGTCCAGCAGGAGTGTGAATGATGCATCCTTAAAACGTGTGGGATATGTTCTGGGACTGGTCATTTAGaataaaaaaccatggataaTTGCAGTCCCCATTTTTCCTACATGAAGAGAACAATATAGGCATTTGAGCAGCTGAAAACCATCAGTTTTGACCTTTTGACATATTGTCAGAAGAAGAAACTTCATTAGAAGTTAAACAGTACAATCACTATCAGCACATGCAACTAACAGGCAGGTAGCATACAGTGAATCAAGGAGGGACAGCATGCAAATGCAACTAATGGGCAAAATACCATACAGCCAGTCAGTGCTTGAATATAAAGCAGTGCGAAGCAGCATCAGGAATCTTTATGGATAACTGAAACTACAGCAAACAAATCCACAATAAACAAGGTCTTAGTGGCCTGTTAccgactgctaaaataaagctgcttcgggtctctttggaggtatgctgtttaaatgatgcatgcatcctaagaatccaaaagctgcaccaaagctgtactccagtgcttaggaatggagtgtggctttgacgcgacctccagactcttaggacccatgcatcatttaaacagcatacctccaaagagacccgaagcagctttattttggcagtctgtaacaggccattatacTGTTAATAGCAATAGCTCAggaacaccactccagccctgCTGTTTGAGAGGAGGCATGCCTGTGAGAGGCACCTTTAAAAGACTTTAGACCATTTTGCCCCAGCCCCAATCGGAGGACAACCCCTGGAGCTTGCCTCCCTGCCTGATACCAACTATGGCCAGCTGTGAGCGGTGTCAAGGGATTCCAAGGCCAGGCTTCAAAAGCCTTGAGGCTCTCCTCCGGACCATCCATCTATGAGCCTAAGAAGCAAGATGGACCTGGAGCTCACCTCCCGCCCAGTACCACCTAGGACCAGCATAGACAAAGTGTGGCATTTTActggttttgtgttgttttaattgtttaatttcatCTAAATTGAGGAATTTGCTATTATTGTGTAATGTTTTTGGGAGTATATGGGACTATGGTCTACTACTGCTATTGTTGTCCTAGTATTTGTATTGAACTGTATTTTTTGCTGCTAGGGGAAAGTTGATATTTGTTAGTTAGATTAACTATGTTAGagtatatattaatttattatgttgatactgtggattttgttctttgtatttttctatatatatatatatatttatatttatttacctTGCTTTAGTCATtaggtttatgttttgtattctagCTTATGTTTACTGTATGGTTATTTTTTTGTATGTAATGttcttgttgtaatccgctttgattccatggggaaaaggtggaatagaaataaattattatcatattattattataataaaacccAGTGAGCCCATTCTTGCCCAGAGGTCGGGTTGCAGTTGACTAGGATTCCACTGTTAATTCATAGTGGGTAAGCATTTTCATTTAAATGCtcataaaatacattaattagcatgaacattttttttctgttgggaATACTAGGATGTGACTATAACTAACGATGGCGCCACTATTCTGAAGCTGCTAGAAGTAGAACATCCTGCTGCAAAGGTTCTGTGTGAGCTAGCAGAACTACAGGACAAAGAAGTTGGAGATGGGACCACCTCTGTGGTAAGGTGTCTGTATGTGTAAACCCAAGTGTACTGTTGATCTGTCCTGCCATGATAGCACAGATTCGCACCACTGTTAAAGCATTAAAAGCTTTAACAGAGCTTCCATTTCACGCATGGAATTTGTCATATTCGTTTGTGTCCATTTCAGAAATGACTGACAAACCTGTTGATGCAGTCTGCTAGGATTATTTATGTTTTGTGGTCTTGTATTTTATACTCACAATTAATGTTGGCTTCATTtataatttaaattcaaacatTCAGAATAAATTTACTGTAAATATAGTATTTCAGTAATGTTAGGCGACTGGATTAAAATAGAAATTGTTGATCTTTATTGATTCTAAAGTCAATTAAAAGTCTGCTTAATTTACCCTATGATACTGAAGTAGAACCTTTCCCATTTGACTGCTACTTATTTGCACTACAAAATAAGCAGCTATGCTTGTGGGATAGAGAAATATTTGCCATAGTCTGAAGGAGAAGACTGATCATATCTTCTTCCTATGTGCAGTGGCAAAACATATAAttgaataataaaatttattttccttattgTTTACACTTCAAAGGGAACatatagggccaaaacacactgcagaaatcatctactttgacgccactttaacttccatggctgtgAGTAGtaaggaaccctgggaattgtagtttgtggtggcaccagagagaaatgtaaatgtctcacaaaactacagttcccagattccttagcactgagccaggacagaaATGCATCTGTGCATCACAGGCATATGTAAATTTACACTTGTATCTTTGGGAAAGAAAGCATCCCTTACCACACTGTAAAGATGGAGCAGGGTGGAGAGTGATTTGTGGGAGCTTGTTTCATTCTGAGGTGTATGAGCCTAATTTGAATGGCTCTACTACCAGATCATAAGGGGAAAAGTCATCTGAAAGAATTATTTCTATGAACTGAAAAGAAGGACTTCCTATGATAAAGCTAATAATATTTCCTTGTGTCTATGCCTTGAAGACATTACGGTATCACATGCGGTAGCGTTTATACTAGATCATGTGTCTTTTTCTTTCGAACAGGTAATCATTGCtgcagagcttttaaaaaatgcagatgaGTTGGTTAAACAGAAAATTCATCCCACTTCTGTTATTAGTGGATATCGTCTTGCTTGCAAGTAAGAAATATGTTGAAAAGTATCCATATTGGTAGGCAGTGTTGGGTTTCCCTCTTACGTTTTTTTGAACTTAAGATTTAAAGGGTAGGGCAATACATTATTTTTCCCTTTCTGATACAGTGTTCTTGACACATTGATGGTACTGTTAATGCTTGCTACTATCAGAAGGGAGGATTTTTTGGGGGCTGCAGTACAATTTTGATTAAATAGAAACTGCATGTTTTGAGGCTGTAGTCCTATAAGATGCAGAGAGGTTGGGACAAACTAGCAGTCGCAATGGTTGAAGTGAAATGCCTGGCCTTTGCAAACAGGATACGTATGTTCATGTGGGAATAAGGGCCTTTGTGTTTTGGAGACATCAATCATAGTTGATGGGGAAAGGCTTAGATATGATACTGCATTTCTGTATTGGTGACCTAAAaccaccagatctcatctgatcttggaagttgtGGTAAGCGAGGTCAGCTCTaattagtacttgcatgggagaccaccaacaaaccaggtgctctaggctatttcagaggaaggaatgacaaaaccacctcttgagtattacTTGTCTACTTAGACAAGAACAccatgtgaaattcatagggtgacaggcaacttgaaggcacattcctGTAAAATCTGTGTTTGGGAGTCCCAGGAACTAATAAAATATGAGAAAGATCAGGACATCCCTCCTCCacagttttaatgttttgtaatgTTTGTATTTCTTACAATTTTGAAAGACATCCTGTTGATTGCTCATTGGAAGCTATTGTAAATGTTAGAAGTTACATTTCAGCTCTAACATTTCATGTTCTTTCAGATAGTTTTATTTCTTGACAAATAATTAGAACACGTTGCATAAACAAAGTATTGTAttagaattttatttataaaaattctgtttcttttcaaCAGGGAGGCAGTTCGCTACATCAACGAGAATCTGGTTATTAGCTCAGATGAACTGGGCAGAGACTGCCTTATTAATGCAGCTAAAACAGCAATGTCCTCTAAAATCATAGGAATGTATCCTTTCAGTTGATAATTTAAAGTTAGGACATAGTTTCCACACAATATCATGTAC is a window from the Sceloporus undulatus isolate JIND9_A2432 ecotype Alabama chromosome 1, SceUnd_v1.1, whole genome shotgun sequence genome containing:
- the MRPL18 gene encoding 39S ribosomal protein L18, mitochondrial: MALRKPTLRLGVTARGIREAGPGLRYSSAIPSAEEEVDTRENEIVAPDFTNRNPRNLERLGVARKERGWKTTWPKREYWHRLRLVRTQNHVEAYVEHCSGHILVSASTREWAIKKHLHSTSCLSACENVGRVLAQRCLEAGIGLVDFGATIPWEKRADSVKRFENAMTEGGIILKEARRIYEQIEDP